The sequence below is a genomic window from Harmonia axyridis chromosome 1, icHarAxyr1.1, whole genome shotgun sequence.
ATGTTAAAATTTGAGACTCGACCATAGAAATATACAATATGTCAAATTTCAAGTTCAACCATAGAACTCAACgatatatcaaattttgagaCCCGACCATAGAATTATACAATGTCAAATTTTAAAACTCAACGTTATGTCGAATGTTGAGACTTGACCATAGAATTATACGATATGTCAAATTTCAAGTTCAACCATAGAACTCAACgatatatcaaattttgagattCCATATTAGTTTGATTGTGTGTATTTGGTACTTCATTGATTCATTCAATGCTGGGTATATGTTTTCGAGAAATGTGCAGTATAATAAGAACCCCCGAATTCCTAGTGGGCTTCCGAGCATCGCGAAATAACAGCGAGATGTTTTCGGTTACCGAAATAGAGCCGCCATCATCAGCACAAGCATCAGCATAAGCAGAAAGAAGAAAGGAAACGAGCAGGGCAGCTTATTAAGGAGGTTATTCTATAATCGTAGTCGGCCTCGACTACGGTACATTGGAAGACCAAATGAGTGGAACCGAGAACGGAGGCGGCGTTGGAGCAATTCAAATTTGCCGCTTTTATTACGATCGGCATTCATATCGCGTTTGATTTTTACAATTACTGACAGTCCTTTTCGTCACATCTAGATTTTAAACGTGGATTTAGTTGATACGCAACTGAAACTGATTTTACTGGGTGTCCCAAATTAGATGCCTAGAGAACTATATGAGGGTTGAaggaaaataattcaaagaCCATTCTCCTTTTTTTGGAATACataataaaatatcagaaaactgATCAcggatatcttgattcgtttccaagtttcaaatatttcgctgttTCTGAGATAGATTCTgagataaaaattttcaatacgtTATTTTCACTCATACTAATTCAACTATCTTATTTCTGATTCCAACAAGAGGTCGCATTTTGAATAGACCGCTATCTGGACAGCAGTTACTTTTGAATCAGTCATCTTTTGAGATTTGAAAAGTAAAAACTACTCCATTACTAAAAACGCAACGATGTATCTACGCTTCAACGAcgcattgaaatttttaaaattcactacaaatatGGAGATATTTTGCAGTCGCAGAAGCATTTTTGGATCATCGCGGAacaccttctcggccggcaatagtgaaactggtggggAATCGTTAACACTATAATTAATAACTAAATTAGTtattgttgacgaaaacccaggtttgccgattcctcatcgatcttgggaattgggCATCCacattatcaaaaattattattttcacattAATTGTAaacgtttgaaatttttgttaaaCCAGTGAATATTCTGCAAATGACatacatattaaaaaaaattacctaaatCGATGTTAAGACGAATCAAATTGTCTCGTCTGCATGCACCAAatatggaattatattttttcgagCAACCACTTGTCATCTGGATCTCCAATGATGTGTTTTGATACTTGTTTTGCAGTTATAAAACTTCATATTTTTGTTGCGTAGATAACTATCCTATTGTCGTTTCAAAAACTCGATGGTTTTCCAAAAATCAAGTACCTACGTTTATATTCTCTTTCACAGTTAGACAAATTTAGATCATTGAATGTTGATGATTTCATGCTTTTAGCTTTTTAGATAAGTACCTATACAAGAGGAACAACCTCGCATATACCTATACCTTCTACCTATACAAGTTTTCGTGCTTGCGCCAGTCGCAAAACTGTTTACTCACGTTCATATCGAAAATTAGACTTTTTCGAtatgtttttttaaacataCCTTTTGCCGATGCTGTTAAAATTTCTTCATGTGTATTTTTTTAATGCATtgcattttgaaattaattaaattttatcTACCTAATTTTAATTTGTAGTCATATCTATTGAAAGTTGCAATGGTTTGTTTCTCTTGGATAGAACACAGAacaagagccatgattattaaaaCTTGTAAAAATTCAACATACCccacaaatgtgcgaattagTAATGGAAAATTTCTTAAAACGGATATGGTTCTGCAACCgcagccgtggcggccatttggcatATATCTGTATCATCGTTAATGACATAcgttcctctttacaatgaaataaatatctattaattTCTTCTGAAATGTACTCTTTTTTTTATACCTCGGGAATTCTAATTCACAATTTACAGTGCGCTAAACGGGAAAAAGGATATTTCGGAATAGAATAACAGATATAAAAGTTGATATTAAAAACTTATAAAAATGATATTCAAAGTCATCTCACGACtctcgttttcgagatataggtacctattttcggaaatttgaaaatatttcgaacgGCTCTAACTTTCGAAGCGATCAACCGAGCTAGCTGATTTAGGATTGGTGACATTAGCGAgtcaaattcacaaaaaaaaatatttccggaATTACAGGTTCGCAATCAGTACTTTCATTTTTGGCGAATCTTCAGAAATTGAAAGTCGATACTTCCTATTCGTTTTCGTGAAGATTCGAACCCGCGTCCACCGCAGAATCTCCTACCGACGGTCCTCCTATTCGAAATTTCGCGGTCCGTCGGCCAGGACGATCTTATAGCGTCGGCTGCAGAAAGGACGTCGGCGTCGGCGAAGGAAGAGGCGCAGAGGGCCCCGCCTCGGCCATATCACGGTTGCCAGCACACCGTGACCGTCTCACGGTTGGCCGCAAACGTCACGCTCCTATGCGAACGCACGTGCCTCTCTGCTATGCCCGGCGAGGAGGACACGTCGAGGCACTTCAAAGGACCGGGTTAACGTCTGACGCGAACTTCGGAAAACATAAAGATGCgaaaaattagagaaaacaCATTAAAATCTGGCGTAAAAGTCTTTAGAAGAACGCACGTGTTTGAGAGCGGCTACCCGTCCGGATACCGACCACGCCCAACGATGGCTCTGTGTGGGTGACTCGACCATAGAATTAtacgaaatgtcaaattttaaaaCTCGATCAAAGAATCATACGATATGTCAAAATTTGAGACTCGACCAAAGAAATATACAATATGTCAAATTTCAAGTTCAACCATAGAACTCAACGATATATCAAATTTTTAGACTCGACCATAGAACTAtatgatatgtcaaattttgaGTTCTACCATAGAACTCAACGATTTGTCAAATTTTGAGACTCGACCATAGAATTATACGAAATGTTAAATTTTAAAACTCAATCAAAGAATCATACGATATGTCAAAATTTGAGAATCGACcacagaaatattcaatatgtcAAGTTTCAAGTTCAACCATAGAACTCAACTGAGTtgattttgagttgattttgaacTTCTGGACGTTTGTGTCCCTTTTTTTGGCATTTTCCtcctcattttcttcaattctcaAGTGACCGGAAGTTTAGACCAAACCTTGTAATTATTGTCTATTTTGTTgagtttgagttgattttgagtTGTGTTTGAGTTgagtttgagttgattttgggtTGATTTTGAGTTgatcttgagttgattttgagTTGATTTAGAATTGATATTGAGGtgattttgagttgattttgaattgatcttgagttgattttgaattgatcttgagttgattttgagttgattttgaattgatcttgagttgattttgaattgattttgaattgatcttgagttgatttagagttgagttgatttagagtttatttagagttgatttagagttgatttggagttgattttgagttgatttagagtcgatttggAGTTGATCTTGAGtagatttagagttgatttagattcgatttagagttgatttggtgtcgatttagagttgatttggagttgatttagagttgatttagagtcgatttggAGTTGATTTGGAGTCGAttcagagtcgatttagagttggtttggagtcgatttagagttgatttggaGTTGATTTtgagtcgatttagagtcgatttggagttgatcttgagttgatttagagtcgatttagagttgatttggaGTTGATTCAGAgccgatttagagttgatttagagtcgatttagagttgatttggagttgatttagagtcgatttggAGTTGATTTGGAGTTGAttcagagtcgatttagagttggtttagagtcgatttagagttgatttggaGTCGAttcagagtcgatttagagttgatttagagtcgattaaGAGTTGGTTTGGAGTCGATtaagagttgatttagagtcgatttagagttgattcagagtcgatttagagttgatttggaGTCGAtgtagagttgatttagagtcgatttagagttgatttggagttgatttagagtcgatttggAGTTGATtaagagtcgatttagagttgatttggaTTCGAttcagagtcgatttagagttggtttggagtcgatttagagttggtTTGGAGTCGATTTGGAGTTGAtcttgagttgatttagagtcgatttagagttggtttggagtcgatttagagttgatttagagttgatttagagtcgattcagagttgatttagagttgatttggaGTCGAttcagagtcgatttagagttgatttggaGTTGATCTaaagtcgatttagagttgatttggaGTTGATTTAGAatcgatttagagttgatttggagttgatttagagttgatttggaGTTGATTTAGAATCGATTTGGAGTTGATTTGGAGTCGAttcagagtcgatttagagttggtttggagtcgatttagagttgatttggaGTTGATTTtgagtcgatttagagtcgatttggagttgatcttgagttgatttagagtcgatttagagttgatttggaGTTGATTCAGAgccgatttagagttgatttagagttgatttagagttgatttggaGTCGAttcagagtcgatttagagtcgattcagagtcgatttagagttggtttggagtcgatttagagttggtTTGGAGTCGATTTGGAGTTGAtcttgagttgatttagagtcgattaaGAGTTGATTTGGAGTCGAttcagagtcgatttagagttgatttagagttgatttggaGTCGAttcagagtcgatttagagttgatttggagttgatttagagtcgatttagagttgatttggaGTCGAttcagagtcgatttagagttgatttagagtcgattcaGAGTTGAttttgagttgatttagagtcgattttgagttgatttagagtcgattttgagttgatttagagtcgatttggAGTTGATCTttagttgatttagagtcgatttagagttgatttagagtcgatttagagttgatttagagtcgatttagagttgatttagagtcgatttagagttgatttggaGTCGATTCAGAGTCGATTCAGAGTTGATTTAGAGATTTAGAGTTgagtttgagttgattttgagttgattttgaattgatcttgaattgattttgagtGGATTTTGAATTGatcttgaattgattttgagttgattttgagttgatttagagttgagtttgagttgattttgagttgattttgaattgatcttgagttgatttcgaattgattttgagttgatttcgagttgagttgatttagagttgatttggaGTCGATTCAGAGTCGATtgagagttgatttagagtcgatttagagttgatttggagttgattttgagttgatttagagtcgatttggagttgatttagagttgatttagattcgatttagagttgatttggagtcgatttagagttgatttggagttgattttgagttgatttagagtcgatttagagttgatttggaGTCGATTTTGAGTTgatcttgagttgattttgagTTGAGtttgagttgatttagagttgattttgagttgatcttgagttgattttgaattgatcttgaattgattttgagttgattttgaattgatcttgagttgatttagagttgattttgagttgagtttgagttgattttgaattgatcttgagttgatttcgagttgagttgatttagagttgatttagagtcgatttagagttgatttggaGTTgagtttgagttgattttgagttgatttagagttgagTTTGTCAAATTTTGAGACTCGACCATAGAATTTTATGACATGTAAAATTTTGAGACTTGACCATAGAATTATAAgctatttcaaattttccttacAATCGTGGTTTTTCGAAGTTTTCTCGAAGATACGAAATGCGGTATGCAAGCATCAATATAGATTCGATTTTTCTCCTTTCAAAATGTATCAACTGTTATCATAAAAATATTACATACCTAGTAAGTACCTATTAggattaaactcaaaatttataatatccctctgaaatttataattattatccGATAATAATGCTCTTAGGCCTTTCCTTCAAAAATGTACACGCTTCCAAGAATGAGAGAAATTCAAACAGTTTTTAGTCGAAAGAATGGCATCTAGTGGGCATGTTTTACGAATAAAGGGCGACTCATGAATATTTTCTTGTGTCCTTCTGACAGGGTGCAGAAACACATGCAACCTCTATGACATTTTTACCAAACTTTTCAATGGAACAAAATTTCTCAACTTAAAAATATGTATGTGTCAGAAAGAATTACGattcattgtgaaaatttttcaactcttGTGTTAGGTCAGTGAAAGCAATTCTCATgtaaatgaaatcgaaaaaatctagTAGGTGGGctcttatattttcatttcgttttgtttttattagaACACGATGATGGCAGAACGCCATCACTTCTCCTCTTCAGCAATTTCAAGAAagaaacatatttatttattatttttgaaaaagaataattttctaAGGAAAGACTTAAAAAAAGTTTCTGATTACATATTACATGAAAGACACCCTTTTAGTTTCCGGCAAGGATTCACCCACTGAAATCCTTCTCACTTATTCGTAAACAACAGTCATAATtgttaattcaaattttcatttgaaacttaTCGTATGTAGATATTGGTGAAAAGAAACTAACATTCTCAGAAATTACGATGGGAAAATACAAATATCTGCTCCAGATAGCAAAATAACTATTCCCTATATACTCCgaactgaaaaagtttttttccatACGCCAACGTGaattaataacgaaagaaaTAGATACATTGTTGAGACTAGTTGGGAGGTGCGTTGTTGAATCTTACCGAAAGCGAACGAGACATCAAGTCTAGATCATTAGTGAATGAAATGGACCGTGAGTTCAACTACGGAGAATTCTTTGATGCCGACTGAATCAGAGAGACACTCGTTTACTGCTCTTTCTTCCCATTTATCTAATTTCTAGACACTGTTTGTAAGCATTTCGGTCGTCAATCAGTCGGCGGTAGTTAGGGGAGGACCTGGAGCTTAGCGCCAGATTCTCAATATCTGTCGAATTTTCTTCAAGGATTTGTAAATAATAGCATTGAATAAAATACGTCTAACCTTACTTCCGATGCGAAcaaaataaacaatgaaatGAGCATTATTTTCCATTATTCGCCAAAGTTTGCAGTGAAAACATTTATGTAACAAATAAATCATTCAATACTTACAGTTGTTTGGAATAATTTCCTTCGTCACGATTAAATCAGTAGATACCATAACCTGAATTTTTGGAGATACTCTTGTGTCCTTAGAATACATAAATATGTAGTCGGTGTTAAGCTTTTCTTTCACCATACCATAGTACATCTTTAATCCTCTATTCCAATCCACATCCAATTTTTCTACAACTTCCACGTTGACATCactttcaaatggaaaaaagaagcaataaattcagaaaacgaacttaGAATATAATCAATCAACTAACCAcaaaaattcctataaaattTTATGAGTAGAAATCTTATATTTCTGTGACTGTGAAGATCATAGAATCGGGATTATCCGAAACATCAGCtgttagaaaaaatgaaaatgtgctGATCTTAGGCCATGGATAAGATGtctagaaataataaatagtgGAAGGTAGGTATGTCCACTCACTCTTGAAAAAGTGGAGAATTTTGAAGGACAGGTCTTCTTTGATTTTTAGGAGTTTGCCAGTAGgtatttcacttgatttccatggaaatggaaacatttcattttatAGCGCCTTCTGAATAGAGAAATTGATGTTTTCGTTGCCGTCTCCATGGGAATAGAtcagtatcataaaaaaaacgtcagtattaaaaaaaatgaaagtgaaTTACCGATAATGTCAAGTTCGAACCGATATttgaacaaaatctaatcagatCGCCATTCGCCAATATTTTTGGATATCTTCAATAAGAGACATCTAACCTCACATCcgatatgaataaaattgaacaataaaaaaagtAACAAATATCTCATGAAACTACTTACAGTAGCTTGAAATTTCCTTCTTCATGATCCAATAAGGACCATAACCTGAAATTCTGGAGGTCCCGTTTTGCCCTTAGATTATAGATATAAATAGTTGATTTTATGTCTATCATTCTACCATATACCTTGAATGTGTAGTCTGTAACTTCTCTAATCCAATTCACATGATCACATCCAAATTTTCTCCAACTTCTACGTTGATATCACTTTCAAGAAAAATACGAAGCGATTTAGGAAACATAGAATCATGAATATCAACTAACACAAAAAGTGCCTATGAAATTTTGTGAACATAGACATCAAATATTTCTATGACTTTAACAATCATAGAATCAAGTTTATCTTGAACATCAGgtgttaaaaaataaaaaatgagctCACAGTAAACCTTGGGATAAGATGTCTAGAAATATTGGTGTGTCCACTCActcttgaaaaaattgagagtTTTGAAGGACCATCCTTCTTTGATTTTAAGGAGGTATCTACTTCACTtgagacaataagtatttttgataatattgttaatttaactaataaagaatgttacgcgttaccttatgagcacacacaaaactattgtatttttgtccaccctgtaccaattggaatcaacatgtgatcatttttggaatcagctcagctagagtaatcggaaaattgagacaaaatagggtgttccatttgaaaaaaaattactcgaaagtaattcgccctgtatattagattattattttaaaatacggtaaatcgaaaaaaattggcGTGTGTTTccggattatttcttaaaatggtctctttagctaaaaatgaatttgttccatactttatggACACAGTATATAAGTATTACTTCTGTTTCCAAATAAGAAATCAGTAGTAAGTGAGTAGTGCCTTATTGTAATGAAGGAAATTAATGTTTTTCGCTATCTAACCTCACATccgatatgaataaaaatgaacaataaAAAGAGAATATATACCTTCAAAAAAATAGTTGTTTATGTAACTAAAATCTCTTGTAGGTACTTACAGTTGCTTGGAATTGATCAATTGAATGAGTATCACAATCTGAAATTCCCAAGGTCTGCTTTTATCTTTAGATTTGGTATATAAATAGTTGTTGTTAGTGTTCTGGCTATGCTTTTACCACACCTGCATCTTTAATTTGTCTATAATTTCTCTATTCCTATGTCCCATATACAATTTTTCTCCAATATTTTACTTAATATCACTTTCAATgaagaatcaaacaataatattatagataacatagaataacaataatttaccATAAAAAATGATGTTTTTTTATGACCATAGAAATCTATTATCTCATATCTAATTTATGTCAGGTGTTCAAAAAAACGCATATCTTCGCTTTTACCTTtacctaagatgtctaaaaacatcttACCTTTACCTACGTTCTGATTCTTCTCTGCAAGTATCAGAATCGACATTCGATGAGAACTAAGCGATACACTAGGATTTAGGAAGTCCATTACTGAGATGTCTTGAATTAATTTCTGGAGTGTCCATTGATTAGGTACTTAACAGATAATTCAGATGAAGTGATGGCGTTACATGAAGAAATTATCATACTTTGATAGAAATGACAGCCAGAACTATTGTTGAAGTTTGAAGTCCTTTGAACAAAAAGGAGCCTGGTCCCAAAAATAGAGTCGGATCTTGaacttcaaaaaagtttattattttaaatatgcAACTACATCATTTTGTAATATGCCTTCTGTTCGATACGCCACTGGTTGTTGAAGAAATTTATAGTAGTTCAAATGATTCATGCTCTACAATTTAACCTTACTCTTACTTTACTAGTTACTTCATCTATAATTTCAAATGTTGACTATTTGAAATCATACCTCTTGTAAATCATTTTTTAgtacaaaattcaaaatgatgaaaaaaaattgtttaatttatttcaactcaaatttctTATTATGCTCAAAACGACTTTACTCAACTACAATAGCGCAAAAACTTGAAGATCAAAAAGAATACGTTCCTCTTAAGTTTACAGATGTACCAATTAATCCTCAACTATGCTGCATTAACTCGAAACAggtcttttctaagataaagaGTCAAATACCAGCAGACTTGCTTactagaaaaaaatcatatgatTCATTATATCTCATTGATCCTTTAGTCGCTAGAAAAGTAGTAGCTGAAATTCTACCTTATCTGAATACGAATGCGAAACAAGTCATAGCAGAATGTCATCCTGGCTTAGGATTGATTACAAGACTTCTATTAAAAAAAggaattgaaccaataaaactTTTTGAACCATCAGAATCGTTCCGAAAATTGTTGAAGGTTTGTTAAGAACCCAGTTTTTTGATATTAGAAGAGCGTGAATTTACTCTTTCCTGCtaatttttgttataaaatataaatgtttcAGAAATTGGTATCTAGAAATCGGAATAAATTACAATTGTATTCCAAAAACTTGTTGAATTTATCAAAGTTTAATTATTCAGACAGACAGGATGATGGTGTTAGAGAGGAAACACTTCTGAAAAATGTTCCTAAAAAAGGCTGGACTGATGGTAAGTACCTTTAATGGTCTTATAAATGTGTATTTTTATTAAGATAAATTTTTTCAGACCCAGCCTTATCAATAATAGGACCATTATTAAGTGATAAATTTCTTAAATACATAATTAATACCATACCAAACCAAACATCTTTATCTTCATATGGTAGAACAGAAACATTTTTGATTATGAAACCATATCAATATTTGGtaagtaaaaaaatataaataatttgttATTCCAATTATTTGATTGTAGTCACTATCAACTGAACAAGATTTATATTTGAAGCGTTATAATTATATAACTGTTATGTTCAATTTATTCtttgaatataaattattgACAAAACTACCTAGGGCAGCTTTTTTACCATGGGAAAATATTGAAAGCTGTGATCTAGATAAGGTTTGtgtgaattatcaaaaaattggaaaaatttaattctttattaTTACAGCCGCACAACACAGACAAGGATAGTTTATATCTCGTTCGTGCTGTAATAAAAAAGGATCTCCCATTACCTTTCCATGATTTATTGccattttattgttttatgaagaaatttttcaaCAGGTCACATAGAATAATACCTGTATTAGAGTGagtaataaattaaatttttcagtcTTCAAAAGCACATTGCAATTAAACAATAATGAATACACATTTTCCTCTTCAATCTTATTTCACCTATATAAATGCTGCTGATAATTTTTAATGCTCTTTAATCGTAGAGTATGCGTTCCTGGTTGCGGAAAACACATTATAGTACCACAACTACATCATGAAGATTACTTCAAgcatattggaattttcacagaATTCAGGGAATTGACACCAAATCAAATTTTGGGTGTTTTCAGGTGAGAGCATAAATCACAAATTTCTAATAATCTAGAATCATTTGACACTTGAATatctttttaattttaatgattATAAAGATTCTTTGTTAAATCCATAGAACTAGATATTTATACATGAAATCAATGCTGAATTATTTATACATTGAATTTGGTTCTGGTATTTTCAGAGAAATTCACCAACATCCCAATTACATCGGAAGTCCTCTATTTGAAATGGTTGAGGCAGAAACAGTAAGGACAGAAAAATTGGAATCAATTTATATATCCGAACATGAAAATACATTGATAGATGAAATAGAAGACCTAGACCTAGATGACCATTTTTTAGAAGAAGAATTGCATGAAGACTGATTATTATATATTCTTTTGTAAAAAGTTACATTTTAATCTTTTAttgttgtttcatcaaaatatttattaaactttTTCCATTGGTAACGTTTTAGTGGATCTTTCTTACTATTTGATGGATTGAGATTTGGCATTAAACCTGAAATTTATAAatagttattcaaaaataagaTTTATATGTAGTCATAAACAGAATgagttcattattgaaattcagttttACCTGCTTTTTGGGCCATTGTAACTAATGAGGATACTCTTCTCTGCTGCTTATTACATAAACCCGTAACTCTACGTGGTAGCATACAACCATCTGATCTAACAAATTGACTCAAAATTAAGACATCCGTATGTTTAACATTTAATCGAGCAGAACATATTGGGCAAGCATTGGTTTCACACTCAACAAGAAAAGGTTTACGCTCAGAATCAACAATTTGACCCTGTATAACGATATTATTTCCTTCTTCTTTCGTGATAACTgaaaagaattcaaaaaaattactagTACTTAATGATTAATTCGAATATCTTACTCTGTTTCAAATGTAATGTGCCTGTTGTAGATATTTTCTGAgagtttattgaaaaaacagGCGGAATCCTAAATGTTCTGcaagatattaatttatttataacaTTCATCATTGATGCTATGTCTAGAAAAttgagttaaattttttttactataaaattataaaatattttaaaggtTAAGTGACAGAATGTCAGCAATTTCGAATGTATATAacatttttatctttttttgatt
It includes:
- the LOC123677110 gene encoding uncharacterized protein LOC123677110 translates to MMKKNCLIYFNSNFLLCSKRLYSTTIAQKLEDQKEYVPLKFTDVPINPQLCCINSKQVFSKIKSQIPADLLTRKKSYDSLYLIDPLVARKVVAEILPYLNTNAKQVIAECHPGLGLITRLLLKKGIEPIKLFEPSESFRKLLKKLVSRNRNKLQLYSKNLLNLSKFNYSDRQDDGVREETLLKNVPKKGWTDDPALSIIGPLLSDKFLKYIINTIPNQTSLSSYGRTETFLIMKPYQYLSLSTEQDLYLKRYNYITVMFNLFFEYKLLTKLPRAAFLPWENIESCDLDKPHNTDKDSLYLVRAVIKKDLPLPFHDLLPFYCFMKKFFNRSHRIIPVLEVCVPGCGKHIIVPQLHHEDYFKHIGIFTEFRELTPNQILGVFREIHQHPNYIGSPLFEMVEAETVRTEKLESIYISEHENTLIDEIEDLDLDDHFLEEELHED
- the LOC123677166 gene encoding 28S ribosomal protein S18a, mitochondrial yields the protein MMNVINKLISCRTFRIPPVFSINSQKISTTGTLHLKQIITKEEGNNIVIQGQIVDSERKPFLVECETNACPICSARLNVKHTDVLILSQFVRSDGCMLPRRVTGLCNKQQRRVSSLVTMAQKAGLMPNLNPSNSKKDPLKRYQWKKFNKYFDETTIKD